The following proteins are co-located in the Verrucomicrobiota bacterium genome:
- a CDS encoding L-rhamnose isomerase, with product MFDHACEKYAALGVDVESALETLARTPISLHCWQGDDVGGFEGNNTVLGSGLAVTGNYPGKARSISELKQDLEEVLSLLPGKHRLNLHAIYGDFGGQRVDRDAIEVKYFQGWIEWAKAQGIGMDFNPSCFSHPRADDGLTLSSPDRGTRDFWIEHCLRSRAIGAEIGKQLGSPCVTNVWIPDGMKDLPTDRLSYRQRLELSLDTVFAEPLNSNHNIDAVESKLFGIGSESFVVGSHEFYLGYSAKNQTALCLDAGHFHPTESIADKISSVLMYVPELLLHVSRGVRWDSDHVVLLDDPTQAIMQELVRCDALPRTHIGLDFFDASINRIAAWAIGTRSAQKALLMALLEPVEDLKGAELVGDYTTRLALLEQCKSMPWAFVWDEFCKRSDVPSETDLMNDIKSYEGEVLAKR from the coding sequence ATGTTTGATCACGCTTGTGAAAAGTACGCTGCGCTCGGCGTTGACGTCGAGAGCGCCCTCGAAACTTTAGCCCGCACCCCGATTTCCCTGCACTGTTGGCAGGGCGACGATGTTGGTGGCTTTGAGGGAAATAATACCGTGCTCGGTAGCGGGCTCGCTGTAACCGGAAATTATCCCGGCAAGGCCCGCTCAATTTCTGAACTGAAACAGGATCTTGAAGAAGTGCTCTCCTTACTACCGGGAAAGCATCGTTTGAACCTGCACGCAATTTATGGCGATTTCGGTGGCCAGCGGGTCGACCGCGATGCGATCGAAGTGAAGTACTTTCAGGGCTGGATCGAATGGGCAAAGGCGCAGGGTATCGGTATGGATTTCAACCCGTCCTGCTTTTCGCATCCGAGAGCAGATGATGGTCTTACGCTAAGTAGCCCGGATCGAGGGACGCGGGATTTTTGGATCGAGCACTGTTTGCGCTCACGGGCGATTGGTGCGGAAATTGGCAAGCAGTTGGGGAGTCCCTGCGTCACCAATGTTTGGATACCAGATGGCATGAAGGATTTGCCTACAGACCGGCTGAGCTATCGGCAGCGACTCGAACTTAGTTTGGATACCGTCTTTGCGGAACCGCTGAATTCGAACCACAACATTGATGCGGTTGAGTCGAAGCTCTTCGGTATTGGATCAGAGAGTTTTGTTGTGGGGTCGCATGAATTCTATCTGGGTTATTCTGCGAAGAACCAGACAGCACTTTGTCTCGATGCCGGGCACTTTCATCCGACGGAGAGCATTGCCGACAAGATCTCGTCGGTGCTCATGTATGTGCCGGAACTGCTTCTCCATGTTTCTCGTGGGGTACGTTGGGACAGTGATCATGTCGTGTTGCTCGACGATCCGACTCAGGCGATCATGCAGGAGCTGGTTCGCTGCGATGCGCTTCCTCGCACGCATATCGGCTTGGATTTCTTCGACGCTTCAATCAACCGTATCGCGGCTTGGGCAATCGGCACTCGTTCGGCGCAAAAGGCATTACTAATGGCCCTTCTGGAGCCAGTTGAAGATTTGAAAGGAGCCGAGCTAGTGGGAGATTACACGACGCGCCTAGCCCTCTTAGAGCAATGCAAGTCGATGCCTTGGGCTTTCGTTTGGGATGAATTCTGTAAACGCAGCGACGTGCCTAGCGAGACCGACCTTATGAACGATATCAAGAGCTACGAAGGCGAGGTTCTGGCAAAGCGTTGA
- a CDS encoding AraC family transcriptional regulator produces the protein MREKSSNNRYLAADPEVEKWGWQIVDAGAQSVEPGVSYPPEKHPQAYLFGADGRRTLMECQIVLLTSGTGQFQSRSQRTTRLGAGDAFVLFPGEWHRYRPDPGTGWKERWVGFQGREALRLVQEFLPRSHPIYPSAGSSEMNEIFQKQYDYLNNVDPGSEQVAASLIPQQIALLRRSRIAKNSQQSRRREIIVSAKAAILSDLSKRTDFTHLATEIGLSYSRFRRIFQSETGHAPREFENVMKLTRGRELLSGGRHNVSSVADLLGYSSVYYFSRAYKKHFGRPPSQDSSII, from the coding sequence ATGCGGGAAAAATCCTCCAACAACCGTTATCTTGCCGCCGACCCCGAAGTAGAAAAATGGGGCTGGCAGATTGTCGATGCAGGAGCGCAAAGCGTAGAGCCCGGAGTCTCCTACCCACCAGAGAAACACCCTCAGGCCTACCTTTTCGGCGCAGACGGGCGGAGAACGTTGATGGAGTGCCAGATCGTTCTCCTTACCAGTGGAACGGGGCAATTTCAATCCCGCTCCCAGAGGACTACTCGCCTCGGTGCGGGCGACGCTTTTGTTCTCTTCCCCGGCGAGTGGCATCGCTACAGGCCTGATCCTGGGACCGGATGGAAGGAGCGCTGGGTCGGTTTCCAAGGGCGGGAGGCTCTTCGGCTCGTGCAGGAATTTCTTCCTCGCAGCCACCCAATCTACCCAAGTGCTGGAAGTAGCGAAATGAATGAGATTTTCCAGAAGCAATACGACTACCTGAACAACGTCGATCCAGGTTCCGAACAGGTGGCAGCCAGCTTGATTCCCCAACAAATCGCCCTCTTGCGCCGCAGCCGAATCGCCAAAAACAGCCAACAGAGCCGGCGGCGTGAAATCATTGTCTCGGCTAAAGCCGCGATCTTATCGGACCTCAGCAAGAGGACTGATTTTACTCATTTGGCCACCGAAATCGGCCTTTCCTATTCGCGATTCAGACGAATTTTTCAAAGCGAAACGGGGCACGCCCCTCGTGAGTTCGAGAACGTCATGAAGCTGACCCGTGGACGGGAACTCTTGAGCGGAGGTAGGCACAACGTTAGTTCTGTAGCCGACCTTTTGGGTTACTCTTCCGTCTACTATTTTTCGCGGGCCTACAAGAAACACTTCGGGCGTCCACCCTCGCAGGATTCATCGATAATCTGA
- a CDS encoding response regulator transcription factor has product MTKAKQIRVLVVDDNALLRLGLTETITIEPGLELVGEAGSGEEAIELVRKLKPDVITMDYQMPGINGVECTRQLIGEFPDAKIILLSVFDSEEDIWKAEKAGVKGYLTKKAGEVEDVLEAIHEVAAGGTYYPSSIAQKLARRKKLKNLTEREMTVLELLASGYSNKEIEDKLEISLPMVKLHIVNLREKLGAADRTQAVVQAFKRGILHLDE; this is encoded by the coding sequence GTGACGAAAGCAAAGCAGATTCGGGTTCTGGTAGTGGATGACAATGCTCTCCTACGCCTTGGTTTGACGGAGACGATTACGATCGAGCCTGGCCTGGAATTGGTGGGAGAGGCAGGTAGCGGAGAAGAGGCAATTGAACTCGTCCGAAAATTGAAGCCAGACGTAATTACGATGGATTACCAGATGCCTGGGATTAACGGGGTCGAATGCACGCGCCAGTTGATAGGAGAGTTTCCAGACGCGAAGATTATCCTTTTGTCGGTTTTCGATTCGGAAGAGGACATTTGGAAAGCAGAGAAGGCCGGAGTGAAGGGATATCTTACGAAGAAGGCCGGAGAGGTGGAAGATGTCTTGGAGGCGATCCATGAAGTTGCTGCCGGCGGGACTTACTATCCGTCAAGCATCGCCCAGAAGCTGGCGCGCCGGAAAAAGCTCAAGAATCTTACGGAAAGGGAAATGACGGTTCTTGAATTGTTGGCTTCGGGTTACAGCAACAAGGAGATCGAAGATAAGCTCGAAATATCTTTGCCCATGGTGAAGCTGCACATTGTTAATCTTCGAGAGAAGCTGGGTGCGGCGGATCGGACGCAAGCAGTCGTTCAGGCGTTCAAGCGGGGTATCCTGCATCTGGACGAGTAG
- a CDS encoding sensor histidine kinase, whose product MKRWFRLVFFLGASWCVAPVFAQETEPIRLIGEVRVLTESEAEESRRVVLEGQAIRVHPAGHGFFLHDGQSGIYVEGLPPGKSFEDLTAGDLVRIEGYTKPGHFTPSIQPETFQKTGRAPLPEARPFYLYQIFDTNIDSDWVSVMGRLISVTVFDRLNAIVIGLDMNGITVYAQLPKTEEGLQRVRELMFRLVRFDAVAGSVFNTNRQLTGRIFFVNSAQDLIPLREGALVEDMPSFGIHELMRVGARLRQSVQTEGVVTYVSDSELFLRGKESSLLVVPKEVPDVSLGDTVVVGGLVWPQPVSPAFRAIEVERMREGDPPEPKQVVLGNEIDSGLNFELIQLEAELVDIGKSFEISVLDVEEKERVSLLCRSGPHLFEAYLPEGETLSGVEPGALLSLTGICRLEVAPEALGIIFVDGLSLQLRGLEDVKVLKAAPFWTPLRLVLLLLIALVLMSLFVVWVFLLRRTVERQTSTISSQIERQTISDERQRIARELHDNLEQGLAAMAIQLRGAYKLLQRLANKAEQSVRRSINLSEQADPNLQTHLKGRLEEIAHDSAQSQRTVRTAQEMLAHCSEEARASILDLRGGLLERMDLPSALDVALELITEGSGAQVTVEVLGSARKLRKSAERNLLLIARESATNAIRHGEPKRIDVSIEYRTSSLRLTIIDDGVGFDPYQRKKAGHFGLIGMKERAVSLKGKLEIKSEASKGTSVVLLIPDTMELERP is encoded by the coding sequence GTGAAAAGATGGTTCCGTCTGGTGTTTTTTCTTGGAGCTTCGTGGTGCGTTGCACCGGTGTTCGCGCAAGAGACAGAACCGATCCGGTTGATTGGTGAAGTCCGAGTCTTGACAGAGAGTGAAGCCGAAGAGTCTCGTAGGGTTGTCCTCGAGGGACAGGCGATCAGAGTCCACCCGGCGGGGCACGGTTTTTTCCTGCATGACGGGCAATCTGGCATTTACGTCGAAGGGCTCCCACCGGGAAAATCCTTCGAGGATCTTACGGCAGGTGATCTTGTCCGCATTGAAGGATATACGAAGCCCGGGCATTTTACGCCGTCGATTCAACCTGAGACCTTTCAAAAGACGGGCCGTGCACCGCTACCCGAGGCGAGACCTTTCTACCTCTACCAGATTTTTGATACGAATATCGACTCGGACTGGGTTTCGGTAATGGGGCGCCTAATTTCCGTTACCGTATTCGATAGATTGAATGCTATCGTGATCGGGCTGGATATGAATGGGATTACCGTCTACGCGCAGTTGCCTAAGACGGAAGAGGGGCTTCAGCGGGTGCGTGAATTGATGTTTCGGCTGGTGCGGTTTGATGCCGTTGCGGGATCGGTTTTTAACACGAATCGGCAGCTTACAGGGCGAATCTTCTTTGTAAACTCAGCTCAGGATCTTATCCCGCTTCGGGAGGGTGCTTTGGTTGAGGATATGCCTTCTTTCGGGATTCATGAGCTAATGCGAGTGGGTGCACGGTTGAGGCAGTCCGTTCAGACGGAAGGAGTGGTGACCTACGTTAGCGATTCCGAGCTTTTTCTGCGGGGCAAAGAGAGTTCGCTATTGGTTGTGCCAAAGGAAGTGCCTGATGTTTCGCTAGGTGACACGGTGGTCGTCGGTGGTCTGGTATGGCCGCAACCCGTCAGCCCGGCGTTTCGCGCAATTGAGGTCGAGAGAATGCGGGAAGGAGATCCGCCTGAACCGAAGCAGGTCGTCCTCGGAAATGAAATTGATTCAGGTCTGAATTTTGAGTTGATTCAGCTGGAAGCTGAATTGGTCGATATCGGGAAGAGTTTCGAGATCTCGGTTCTCGATGTTGAAGAGAAGGAACGAGTGTCGCTTTTGTGTCGGTCAGGCCCACATCTTTTCGAGGCCTATCTTCCGGAAGGTGAGACCTTGAGCGGAGTTGAGCCAGGTGCGCTTCTTTCCCTAACAGGTATCTGTCGCCTCGAGGTCGCTCCAGAGGCACTTGGCATCATCTTTGTAGATGGCTTATCGCTACAGCTTCGAGGGCTCGAAGATGTGAAGGTTCTCAAAGCAGCTCCCTTCTGGACGCCTCTCCGGTTGGTCTTGCTGCTGTTGATCGCTCTTGTCCTCATGTCGCTCTTTGTTGTTTGGGTCTTTTTGCTGCGTCGAACTGTCGAGCGCCAGACGTCGACAATCAGTAGTCAGATCGAGCGCCAGACGATCTCAGACGAGCGCCAACGAATCGCACGTGAACTTCACGATAACCTGGAGCAAGGGCTGGCCGCGATGGCGATTCAGCTGCGGGGTGCCTACAAACTCCTCCAGCGTCTCGCGAACAAGGCAGAGCAGTCGGTTCGTCGATCAATCAATCTGAGCGAGCAAGCGGATCCAAATTTGCAAACCCATCTTAAGGGTCGACTTGAGGAGATCGCACATGACTCAGCGCAAAGCCAACGAACAGTGAGGACAGCGCAGGAGATGCTCGCTCACTGTAGCGAGGAGGCACGGGCGTCGATCTTGGACCTTCGAGGGGGTCTATTGGAGCGGATGGATCTGCCATCGGCCCTCGATGTGGCCCTTGAATTGATTACCGAAGGTAGCGGAGCTCAGGTCACGGTTGAAGTCTTGGGTTCTGCCCGAAAACTTCGGAAATCGGCGGAACGCAATCTTTTGCTTATCGCTCGGGAATCTGCAACTAATGCAATCCGTCATGGCGAGCCAAAACGAATTGACGTGTCGATTGAATACAGAACGAGCTCGCTTCGACTAACGATCATTGACGATGGGGTGGGTTTTGATCCGTATCAGCGGAAGAAGGCAGGGCATTTCGGGTTGATTGGAATGAAGGAGCGCGCTGTAAGTTTAAAGGGTAAATTGGAAATCAAGAGTGAAGCGTCGAAAGGAACGAGTGTTGTTTTGCTGATACCCGATACAATGGAACTTGAGAGACCGTGA
- a CDS encoding DeoR/GlpR family DNA-binding transcription regulator — MLAQERHQQILNLLEERGTVRTIDLAEEFEVTDETIRRDLQNLADSGRLARIHGGASSLSGRPKLQSFTERRSINVENKRRIARSASKLIQPGLTYAFDSSTTVFELVCALPDDPFRVVTNAFAVVDQLIGHEQIEVICTGGRYHPKTHTFVGGDSIDTLRRHNINTAFISCIGFDATRGASEGFEQQATFKERLVRFADKVILLVDSTKLSERSEYFFAGIDQISKIITDNEADPSLVRELVAAGCSVTLAE; from the coding sequence ATGTTAGCCCAAGAGCGACATCAACAAATTCTCAACCTTCTGGAAGAACGCGGCACCGTTCGGACGATCGATCTCGCCGAAGAATTCGAGGTAACCGACGAGACCATTCGAAGGGACCTGCAGAATCTGGCCGACAGTGGTCGACTGGCGCGTATCCACGGCGGAGCCAGTAGTTTGAGTGGGCGACCCAAATTGCAGTCCTTCACAGAGCGGCGATCTATCAACGTAGAGAATAAACGGAGGATCGCCCGTTCAGCTTCGAAGCTCATCCAGCCGGGCCTGACCTATGCTTTCGACAGCAGCACGACGGTCTTTGAATTGGTCTGTGCCCTACCCGATGACCCTTTCCGAGTTGTGACCAACGCCTTTGCTGTGGTCGACCAGCTTATCGGCCATGAACAAATCGAGGTAATTTGCACCGGCGGACGCTATCACCCAAAAACCCACACTTTCGTTGGCGGAGATAGCATCGATACCCTTCGTCGGCACAACATTAACACCGCCTTCATCTCCTGTATCGGTTTTGACGCTACCCGTGGGGCCAGCGAAGGTTTCGAGCAACAGGCCACCTTCAAAGAACGCCTCGTACGTTTTGCCGACAAGGTCATCCTCTTGGTTGACTCAACAAAGTTGAGCGAGCGGTCGGAGTACTTTTTCGCGGGGATCGATCAGATCTCAAAAATCATCACTGACAACGAGGCCGATCCCTCCCTTGTTCGCGAACTCGTCGCAGCCGGCTGCTCCGTGACGCTCGCAGAATAA
- a CDS encoding rhamnulokinase family protein: MSLNKVYLAVDLGAGSGRVLAGEFDGKRIELHELNRFENTPVQLPTGWHWNITNLHQRILEGLTLAGERFGDAVVSIGIDSWGVDYGLIDKNGRLLGLPYQYRDSRTDGMMDRADQIVGNKAIYDATGVQFMSFNSLYQILSEVEFKNPSIDAAEDLLFTPDLLGYWLTGNKTQERSIASTSQLYNPKTGDWDHNLIEKLGIPSRLFKTLSDPGDVLGELTDYVAANTGLQNVKVVTVAGHDTASAVAAIPSQAETPAYLSSGTWSLMGLELPEPIISDESFSDSFTNEVGVGKKIRFLKNICGLWLIQESKSYWKIEGEDIPYSKMALLAADAPAFRSLIDPDDERFAEAGRMPEKIQQYCEETNQPVPETKGQIIRCVYESLALRYAEVWDKLMNYTKKPPTTLHIVGGGCQDKLLNQFAANAIGTKVDACPVEATGLGNILVQMLSDGSINDISEGRQIVLNSSLLETYEPSDPEVWHEAKEKFLQTSIH, encoded by the coding sequence ATGAGTTTAAACAAAGTCTATCTCGCAGTTGATCTTGGCGCCGGCAGCGGACGTGTTCTCGCAGGCGAGTTCGATGGCAAACGAATAGAGCTCCATGAGCTCAACCGCTTCGAAAATACTCCGGTTCAGCTACCAACAGGCTGGCACTGGAACATAACGAATTTACATCAACGTATCCTCGAAGGACTCACGCTCGCAGGCGAGCGTTTTGGGGATGCCGTCGTCAGCATCGGCATCGACTCATGGGGCGTTGACTACGGGCTAATCGACAAGAATGGCCGTCTCCTCGGTCTACCCTACCAATATAGAGACAGCCGGACCGATGGAATGATGGATCGCGCCGACCAGATCGTTGGCAACAAAGCCATCTACGATGCGACTGGCGTCCAGTTCATGTCTTTCAATTCGCTCTACCAAATCCTTTCGGAAGTGGAGTTCAAAAACCCTTCAATAGATGCCGCTGAGGATCTTCTTTTTACGCCTGACTTACTCGGCTACTGGCTGACAGGCAATAAGACCCAAGAGCGTAGTATTGCCAGCACCTCTCAACTCTACAACCCGAAGACCGGCGATTGGGACCACAATTTGATCGAGAAACTTGGCATCCCAAGTCGGCTTTTCAAAACACTCAGTGATCCGGGCGACGTCCTTGGAGAGCTTACGGACTATGTTGCCGCAAACACGGGCTTACAAAATGTGAAGGTCGTCACGGTTGCCGGACACGATACCGCAAGCGCGGTCGCCGCCATTCCAAGTCAGGCAGAGACCCCTGCCTACCTCAGTAGTGGCACCTGGTCTTTGATGGGGCTGGAGCTGCCCGAACCGATTATTAGTGATGAGTCCTTCTCCGACTCGTTTACGAACGAGGTTGGAGTCGGAAAAAAGATCCGTTTCCTTAAAAACATCTGTGGCCTTTGGCTAATCCAAGAGTCGAAATCCTATTGGAAGATTGAGGGCGAAGATATTCCTTACAGTAAGATGGCCTTACTCGCCGCCGACGCACCTGCCTTCAGGTCATTGATCGATCCAGACGACGAACGGTTCGCAGAAGCTGGTCGTATGCCAGAGAAAATCCAGCAATACTGCGAAGAGACCAACCAACCCGTTCCTGAGACGAAGGGCCAAATCATCCGTTGTGTTTATGAGAGCCTCGCCCTTCGCTACGCGGAGGTTTGGGATAAGCTGATGAACTACACTAAAAAGCCGCCTACGACGCTACACATCGTCGGCGGTGGGTGTCAGGATAAGCTCCTCAATCAATTTGCTGCCAATGCTATCGGAACGAAGGTCGACGCCTGCCCGGTCGAAGCAACCGGACTGGGAAACATCCTCGTGCAAATGCTTAGTGACGGCTCTATAAACGACATCTCCGAAGGGCGACAGATTGTCCTCAACTCATCCCTCTTGGAAACCTATGAACCGTCTGACCCAGAGGTCTGGCATGAGGCAAAGGAGAAATTTCTGCAAACTTCGATCCATTGA
- a CDS encoding bifunctional rhamnulose-1-phosphate aldolase/short-chain dehydrogenase has product MSESSGYIHASYLWNDTDADKLTPVERLVYRSNILGTDQRITNTGGGNTSSKIAETDPLTGEKVEVLWVKGSGGDLRTSKKANFSSLYQEKLIALQNIYAETTPNGVKTPIEDAMVGMYPHTTFNLNPRPSSIDTPLHSFIGAKHVDHMHPISFIAIAACKNSEALTKEIYGDQLDYLPWQRPGFDLGLKMQAIFESNKAAVGINMGQHGLINWADDDKACYELTLELIEKAGRFIDSKDKGAKTFSGQKYSSIDEDRAKDLTLELLPFLRGNVSQQRRFIATVHRDAAVLEFVNSADAPRLAEIGTSCPDHFLRTKIKPLFIDWDPQSGDLEKLKELLLDGLKEYRADYSAYYESCKHDDSPAMRDPNPTVILIPGLGLISFGKNKSESRVTAEFYNCAIGVMRGAEAIDEYIGLPRQEAFDIEYWLLEEAKLQRMPKEKEFASKVVIVAGAGSGIGRETALRFAEDGAHVVCADLNLDAAQETADAILEKTGLGIGVAGTGLSNCGNAIACKIDITDPTSIEACYADTVYAFGGIDVLALTAGIFLAPNVDGRFSVDQWETVFRINSFGPYLVADSAREIFEAQGPHMKSSVVITTSVNAVVPKKGSVAYDSSKAAANHIIRELAVELSPYARVNGIAPATVVKGSLMFPRDRVMASLKKYNIDYTDSEETEDLRNKLARFYASRTLTNEPITPEDQAEAIHFMASDRASKTTGHVMIVDGGLHEAFLR; this is encoded by the coding sequence ATGAGTGAATCATCAGGATATATACATGCTAGTTACCTCTGGAATGACACCGATGCTGACAAGCTCACGCCCGTCGAACGTTTGGTTTACCGTTCAAACATTCTCGGCACGGATCAGCGAATTACCAACACGGGTGGTGGTAACACGTCCTCAAAAATTGCAGAAACGGACCCGCTCACCGGCGAGAAGGTTGAGGTTCTTTGGGTAAAAGGCTCAGGTGGTGACCTTCGAACTTCAAAGAAGGCCAACTTCTCTTCGCTTTATCAGGAGAAGCTGATCGCTCTTCAGAATATCTATGCCGAGACAACGCCAAATGGAGTGAAGACACCCATTGAAGATGCGATGGTCGGAATGTATCCGCACACAACCTTCAACCTGAATCCGCGCCCCTCGTCGATCGATACACCGCTCCATAGTTTTATTGGCGCGAAGCACGTCGACCACATGCACCCGATTTCCTTTATAGCGATCGCCGCATGCAAAAACTCCGAAGCACTGACCAAAGAAATCTACGGAGATCAATTGGATTACCTCCCATGGCAACGACCGGGTTTCGATCTTGGTCTAAAGATGCAGGCGATCTTCGAGAGCAACAAAGCCGCTGTTGGAATTAACATGGGGCAGCACGGCCTGATCAACTGGGCTGATGATGACAAGGCCTGCTATGAGCTAACGCTTGAGCTCATCGAGAAGGCCGGTCGATTTATTGATTCGAAGGACAAGGGAGCGAAGACCTTTAGCGGTCAAAAATACAGCTCAATCGATGAGGATCGCGCGAAAGATTTGACCTTGGAGTTGCTGCCATTCTTGCGTGGAAATGTCTCCCAGCAGAGACGTTTCATCGCGACCGTTCACCGCGACGCCGCCGTTCTAGAATTTGTAAACTCGGCAGATGCTCCGCGCTTGGCTGAAATTGGCACTTCCTGTCCAGATCACTTTTTGCGCACCAAGATCAAGCCACTCTTTATCGATTGGGATCCACAGTCCGGAGACCTTGAGAAACTGAAGGAGCTACTTCTCGATGGTCTAAAAGAATACCGAGCCGACTACTCAGCCTACTACGAGAGTTGCAAGCACGACGATTCTCCAGCTATGCGCGACCCGAACCCGACTGTGATCCTGATTCCAGGTCTCGGCCTCATTTCTTTTGGTAAAAACAAATCCGAGTCGCGCGTGACTGCTGAGTTCTACAATTGCGCTATTGGCGTTATGCGTGGAGCGGAGGCGATTGATGAGTACATTGGTCTTCCACGACAGGAGGCCTTCGATATCGAGTACTGGCTCCTTGAGGAGGCGAAGCTCCAGCGCATGCCAAAAGAGAAGGAATTTGCGAGCAAGGTTGTCATCGTCGCAGGAGCTGGCTCTGGAATTGGTCGCGAGACGGCTCTCCGCTTCGCAGAGGATGGAGCCCACGTGGTATGCGCCGACCTAAATCTTGATGCTGCGCAGGAAACTGCCGATGCGATCCTCGAAAAAACCGGTCTCGGAATCGGTGTCGCTGGCACCGGTCTGTCCAATTGTGGAAACGCGATCGCCTGCAAAATCGATATTACGGACCCAACGAGTATCGAGGCCTGTTACGCTGATACGGTTTACGCTTTTGGAGGCATCGATGTGCTGGCGCTAACAGCTGGTATCTTCCTCGCTCCGAATGTGGACGGTAGATTTAGCGTCGACCAGTGGGAGACCGTTTTCCGCATTAATTCCTTCGGACCCTACCTCGTGGCTGATTCTGCGCGGGAGATATTTGAGGCTCAAGGCCCACACATGAAAAGTTCAGTTGTGATTACAACTTCGGTCAATGCGGTTGTTCCAAAGAAGGGATCTGTCGCCTACGACTCATCAAAGGCAGCGGCTAACCATATCATCCGAGAGCTCGCTGTGGAGCTCTCTCCCTATGCTCGGGTGAACGGCATCGCGCCAGCTACAGTCGTTAAGGGTTCGCTAATGTTTCCACGGGATCGGGTCATGGCATCGCTAAAGAAATACAATATCGATTACACCGATTCGGAAGAGACCGAGGACCTTCGCAATAAACTTGCGAGGTTCTATGCGTCACGAACTTTGACGAATGAACCGATAACGCCGGAGGATCAGGCCGAAGCGATTCACTTCATGGCCAGCGACCGGGCTTCCAAGACCACTGGGCATGTCATGATCGTTGATGGTGGCCTGCATGAAGCATTTCTCCGCTAG
- a CDS encoding PfkB family carbohydrate kinase has translation MQNYSSYIENLDGKVLLGCDGFIDEVYQVVQQRQSVSDFSAMEKLRLFGELIVSRAEGGVGLEIVHKRRCEGGFVINTGRVAGLLGIRPTLLGLFGQDKIDPAFAFFDDICELVSLGDPALTIAFEFNDGKVLMSDLKTVANLTWDDVVERLGEETLKKLFSSVDILGLGYWSLTPDFDNLLSGFINLSETARPPKRMFFDFADIGKKSAESLAESLELIRELNIGIPMTLSANEHEAGELFRVFDVRDPGENPAAVNSALLRVREAIEIDEVIVHTPTFAAASSSTGEEAFVVQDTQTKVVRTAGAGDSFNGGYLCASLGDLSIKERLVIANATTAFFVTHARPPNKEELIAQIEMASDK, from the coding sequence ATGCAAAACTACTCCTCTTACATTGAAAACCTTGACGGCAAGGTTCTCCTTGGCTGCGACGGTTTCATCGACGAAGTGTATCAAGTCGTTCAGCAGCGCCAGAGTGTCAGCGATTTCTCCGCTATGGAAAAGCTAAGATTATTCGGCGAGTTGATCGTTTCGCGAGCCGAAGGAGGAGTAGGACTAGAAATTGTGCACAAGCGTCGCTGTGAGGGCGGTTTTGTAATCAATACAGGTCGAGTAGCCGGATTGCTTGGCATCAGGCCTACCCTTCTTGGTCTATTCGGCCAAGACAAGATCGACCCCGCGTTCGCCTTTTTCGACGATATCTGCGAATTGGTGTCGCTCGGTGACCCAGCTCTTACGATTGCTTTCGAATTCAACGACGGCAAAGTTCTGATGAGCGACCTCAAGACAGTTGCTAACCTGACTTGGGATGACGTGGTCGAAAGACTCGGAGAAGAGACTCTCAAGAAACTCTTTTCCAGCGTTGATATCCTTGGGCTTGGTTACTGGTCACTCACCCCAGACTTTGATAACTTGCTAAGTGGTTTCATCAATCTGAGCGAAACCGCTAGACCACCGAAGCGCATGTTCTTCGACTTCGCGGATATAGGGAAGAAATCTGCCGAATCCTTAGCCGAAAGTCTGGAGCTCATCCGAGAGCTAAATATAGGAATTCCCATGACGCTGAGCGCGAATGAGCATGAAGCTGGTGAGCTGTTTCGTGTTTTCGACGTGCGAGATCCGGGCGAGAATCCTGCAGCAGTCAACTCAGCGCTCTTGAGGGTCCGTGAGGCTATTGAAATTGATGAAGTCATCGTTCACACCCCCACCTTTGCAGCCGCGTCGAGCTCCACTGGTGAAGAGGCATTTGTTGTGCAGGATACTCAGACAAAGGTTGTCCGAACCGCAGGTGCGGGAGACAGTTTCAACGGTGGATATCTCTGCGCCTCTCTAGGAGATCTCTCGATCAAGGAACGCCTTGTCATAGCAAACGCTACTACGGCCTTTTTCGTTACCCACGCTCGTCCGCCAAACAAGGAGGAACTCATTGCCCAAATTGAAATGGCAAGCGATAAGTGA